A genome region from Hevea brasiliensis isolate MT/VB/25A 57/8 chromosome 9, ASM3005281v1, whole genome shotgun sequence includes the following:
- the LOC110636755 gene encoding uncharacterized protein LOC110636755 isoform X4, whose product MEIQEGSKGPLFVITSADGHLCSGQTPDIAWEKFQKKGCLRMKIWHGKRFSCKIDGIEFFGFRNPFVQRLLRELVANVNGIAERSLLSSSFCNGASSMDDNNQYQDALTCSDVLPHLARPQVIGKRNKKREIVNPKSLSIDGFKRLRTGDPMFNGEPSNLTHRNHKQSSSSPCSDFSFHEKCGSCTLPGALPVEVQLNCITGKANNHISAEDGLHLKPVDYTDHIRGKALPAHEDLASSENNKSTRVVMNSFAEERPLDRLQNTEVEGLNFPASSEFKDVDGPCSGESQSVHNVDLCAPDTLDFVQDDTTNSAPSTLDKIACGIKEESMTADVVVCEELVNKSHSEEETGTSNSNMSSEKGDFDSVGQDIAKSMMTVLLPQAIPLLKKTSSKKKKTIIPSGNLPPTPKPHEEKNDMGFFVDAQSNGVDQSIFQSSENTKTVVLQKFDDDQFVDHVMNQLILPSNNVEADQPSCDENNGGEQFVDVDVESSWFLRVETSGNRDVSLDDKMQLNLSKRPQDSHVCLTASILGCTPASEKVLTEVNQDICKNVDENSLGAEINSEKILKNSSDCNKAVGASDASVEALGCSMMKDAVVEAGASEIGNLSGSQLPKKVYTRKKVPNTKLTARKHNPSLLERVICRKLVDGCVPESIGALLDSEPFHMSSSVDEPREILLGADTRVVGRLLDKQTDETTIISNPVLDSQAPFILQNQIVPCASEGQDTSILFVPPLSCVEKAQDVFEERLIGVENTSDVNSPTSQKQGTGFCLNKTPIAKEVHGNSEPKIQRNMEVNNELEGIVKFLGSYSHPMPVLSLLLSRKGNEIYICAACGILVDEKRILFLYKLSIEEPRIGCPCFVGHTPVTWPSSTDIFGREIAFERSGMQLAPDGQHLVLLGSTRTPHCREGRLDCMCSTCTSDCFENSAVKIVEVKSGYVSVLLKLRTTDNLQCILVCEPDHLVAAGESRRLHLWTMNSSWSASTEEFTLSSNDYISPCIMEMKRIPKYASLVIGHNGFGEFTLWDISKRNFVSRFSAPSPPVHQFCPISLFSWQREVHGFSYSNVEAHINRPMDATKLWFSEHSKNHTFPPLEGEDIAVWFLVSTVHDSDAQHDYELTDRHINPVGCWRLALLVRNKIILGSILDTRAAAVNTSAGHGIMGTLDGLVYMWELLTGNKLGTLLELKGGSVSSIATDDSGSGVLAVVDDRGQLLVYQHLQ is encoded by the exons ATGGAAATTCAGGAAGGTTCTAAAGGACCATTATTTGTG ATTACTTCTGCTGATGGACATTTGTGTTCTGGTCAAACACCTGATATTGCTTGGGAGAAATTTCAGAAGAAAGGTTGCTTGCGCATGAAGATCTGGCATGGCAAAAGATTTTCTTGCAAGATAGATGGCATAGAG TTCTTTGGGTTCAGAAATCCATTTGTCCAGAGGTTACTACGGGAGCTGGTGGCAAATGTCAATGGAATAGCAGAACGTAGTCTATTATCTTCTAGCTTCTGCAATGGGGCTTCCAGTATGGATGACAATAATCAATACCAAGATGCACTCACATGTTCTGATGTTTTACCACATTTGGCAAGACCGCAGGTTATAGGGAAAAGAAATAAGAAACGTGAAATTGTAAATCCTAAGTCATTAAGTATTGATGGTTTTAAAAGACTGCGAACTGGAGATCCAATGTTTAATGGTGAGCCATCAAATTTAACACATAGGAATCATAAGCAAAGTAGTTCCTCGCCTTGCTCTGATTTTAGTTTTCATGAGAAGTGCGGCTCTTGCACACTTCCAGGAGCATTGCCAGTAGAAGTGCAGTTAAATTGCATAACTGGAAAAGCAAATAATCACATTTCAGCTGAAGATGGTTTGCATTTGAAGCCTGTTGACTACACTGATCATATTAGGGGGAAAGCTCTCCCAGCACATGAAGATCTTGCTagttctgaaaataataaatccaCTAGAGTAGTCATGAATTCCTTTGCAGAAGAAAGACCT CTTGATAGGTTGCAAAATACTGAAGTGGAAGGGTTGAATTTTCCAGCATCATCTGAATTCAAAGATGTAGATGGACCATGTTCAGGAGAATCTCAAAGTGTCCACAATGTTGATCTTTGTGCTCCTGATACATTAGATTTTGTGCAAG ATGATACTACAAATTCTGCTCCAAGTACCTTGGATAAAATTGCTTGTGGCATCAAAGAAGAATCGATGACAGCTGATGTGGTTGTTTGTGAAGAATTGGTTAACAAGTCACATTCTGAAGAAGAAACAGGCACTTCTAATTCAAACATGAGTTCTGAAAAGGGTGATTTTGATTCAGTTGGTCAAGATATAGCCAAGTCAATGATGACAGTTCTGCTTCCACAAGCTATTCCTCTGCTCAAAAAAACCTCAAGCAAGAAAAAGAAAACCATTATCCCTTCAGGGAACTTGCCTCCTACACCGAAGCCCCATGAAGAAAAAAATGACATGGGATTTTTTGTAGATGCTCAATCTAATGGTGTAGATCAATCAATTTTTCAAAGTTCTGAAAATACCAAGACTGTAGTTCTTCAAAAGTTTGATGATGATCAATTTGTGGATCATGTAATGAATCAACTAATATTGCCTTCCAACAATGTGGAAGCTGATCAACCTAGTTGTGATGAAAATAATGGTGGGGAACAGTTTGTTGATGTCGATGTGGAGTCATCATGGTTTCTTCGTGTTGAGACTAGTGGGAATAGAGATGTCTCACTTGATGATAAAATGCAATTGAATTTGAGTAAAAGGCCTCAGGATAGTCATGTATGCTTAACTGCGTCTATTTTAGGTTGCACACCTGCCAGCGAGAAAGTTCTCACTGAAGTAAACCAGGATATTTGCAAAAATGTGGATGAAAACTCATTAGGTGCTGAGATCAATTCTGAGAAGATCCTCAAAAATTCATCTGATTGTAACAAAG CTGTAGGTGCAAGTGATGCTAGTGTGGAAGCCTTGGGGTGTTCTATGATGAAGGACGCTGTTGTTGAGGCTGGGGCTTCTGAAATCGGCAACTTATCTGGTAGTCAACTCCCAAAAAAAGTATACACCAGAAAAAAGGTCCCAAATACAAAACTTACTGCAAGAAAACATAATCCTTCACTTTTAGAAAGAGTAATATGCAGAAAACTTGTAGATGGTTGTGTCCCAGAATCTATAGGAGCTTTGCTTGATTCAGAGCCGTTCCATATGAGCTCTTCTGTTGATGAACCCCGAGAAATTCTTTTAGGTGCTGATACCAGGGTTGTAGGCCGACTGCTTGATAAGCAAACTGATGAAACCACTATAATTTCCAACCCTGTATTAGACAGTCAGGCACCTTTTATTTTGCAAAATCAAATAGTTCCCTGTGCCTCAGAAGGCCAGGATACATCAATTCTTTTTGTTCCACCTTTATCATGTGTAGAAAAAGCCCAAGACGTTTTTGAAGAGAGGCTGATAGGGGTTGAGAATACTTCAGATGTTAATAGTCCTACATCTCAGAAACAAGGAACAGGGTTTTGCCTCAATAAGACACCCATTGCCAAGGAAGTTCATGGCAATTCGGAACCGAAGATACAGAGGAATATGGAAGTGAACAATGAGCTAGAGGGCATTGTTAAGTTTCTGGGATCCTATTCCCATCCCATGCCTGTTTTGTCACTGTTGTTGAGCAGAAAAGGGAATGAAATTTACATTTGTGCTGCATGTGGCATTCTGGTAGATGAGAAAAGAATTCTATTTCTTTACAAGCTATCAATTGAAGAGCCAAGAATAGGATGTCCATGCTTTGTTGGTCACACACCAGTGACCTGGCCATCTTCAACAGATATCTTTGGTAGAGAA ATTGCATTTGAAAGATCTGGTATGCAACTCGCCCCAGATGGGCAGCATCTTGTTTTACTTGGCAGCACAAGAACACCCCATTGCAG GGAAGGAAGATTAGATTGTATGTGCTCAACATGTACATCAGACTGCTTTGAGAACAGTGCAGTGAAGATTGTAGAAGTAAAATCTGGATATGTTTCAGTTCTACTAAAATTGAGAACAACTGACAATTTGCAATGCATATTGGTGTGTGAACCTGACCATCTAGTTGCTGCTGGGGAAAGTAGGAGACTGCATCTGTGGACCATGAATTCAAGTTGGAG TGCGTCAACAGAAGAATTCACCTTATCATCTAATGATTACATATCACCTTGCATAATGGAGATGAAGAGAATTCCAAAATATGCTTCGCTAGTTATTGGGCACAATGGCTTTGGGGAATTCACTTTATG GGATATCTCAAAACGTAACTTTGTCTCAAGGTTCTCTGCTCCAAGCCCTCCAGTTCATCAATTCTGTCCTATCAGTTTGTTTAGTTGGCAAAGAGAAGTCCATGGTTTCAGTTACTCTAATGTTGAAGCTCACATAAATAGGCCCATGGATGCAACAAAATTATGGTTTTCAGAGCACAGCAAGAACCATACTTTTCCTCCTTTAGAGGGTGAAGATATCGCCGTCTGGTTTCTTGTCTCAACTGTCCATGACTCTGATGCTCAACATGACTATGAATTAACTGATCGCCATATAAATCCGGTTGGATGCTGGAGGCTAGCTCTACTGGTGAGAAATAAAATtatcttgggcagcatattggatACAAG GGCGGCTGCTGTCAATACATCAGCTGGTCATGGAATCATGGGTACACTTGATGGACTTGTGTATATGTGGGAATTATTGACGGGAAATAAACTTGGCACTCTGCTTGAACTCAAAG GCGGAAGTGTTTCAAGCATTGCTACTGATGATTCAGGGTCAGGTGTCCTGGCAGTAGTAGATGACAGAGGTCAGTTACTGGTATATCAGCATCTCCAGTGA
- the LOC110636755 gene encoding uncharacterized protein LOC110636755 isoform X5, which produces MDDNNQYQDALTCSDVLPHLARPQVIGKRNKKREIVNPKSLSIDGFKRLRTGDPMFNGEPSNLTHRNHKQSSSSPCSDFSFHEKCGSCTLPGALPVEVQLNCITGKANNHISAEDGLHLKPVDYTDHIRGKALPAHEDLASSENNKSTRVVMNSFAEERPLDRLQNTEVEGLNFPASSEFKDVDGPCSGESQSVHNVDLCAPDTLDFVQDDTTNSAPSTLDKIACGIKEESMTADVVVCEELVNKSHSEEETGTSNSNMSSEKGDFDSVGQDIAKSMMTVLLPQAIPLLKKTSSKKKKTIIPSGNLPPTPKPHEEKNDMGFFVDAQSNGVDQSIFQSSENTKTVVLQKFDDDQFVDHVMNQLILPSNNVEADQPSCDENNGGEQFVDVDVESSWFLRVETSGNRDVSLDDKMQLNLSKRPQDSHVCLTASILGCTPASEKVLTEVNQDICKNVDENSLGAEINSEKILKNSSDCNKAVGASDASVEALGCSMMKDAVVEAGASEIGNLSGSQLPKKVYTRKKVPNTKLTARKHNPSLLERVICRKLVDGCVPESIGALLDSEPFHMSSSVDEPREILLGADTRVVGRLLDKQTDETTIISNPVLDSQAPFILQNQIVPCASEGQDTSILFVPPLSCVEKAQDVFEERLIGVENTSDVNSPTSQKQGTGFCLNKTPIAKEVHGNSEPKIQRNMEVNNELEGIVKFLGSYSHPMPVLSLLLSRKGNEIYICAACGILVDEKRILFLYKLSIEEPRIGCPCFVGHTPVTWPSSTDIFGREIAFERSGMQLAPDGQHLVLLGSTRTPHCREGRLDCMCSTCTSDCFENSAVKIVEVKSGYVSVLLKLRTTDNLQCILVCEPDHLVAAGESRRLHLWTMNSSWSASTEEFTLSSNDYISPCIMEMKRIPKYASLVIGHNGFGEFTLWDISKRNFVSRFSAPSPPVHQFCPISLFSWQREVHGFSYSNVEAHINRPMDATKLWFSEHSKNHTFPPLEGEDIAVWFLVSTVHDSDAQHDYELTDRHINPVGCWRLALLVRNKIILGSILDTRAAAVNTSAGHGIMGTLDGLVYMWELLTGNKLGTLLELKGGSVSSIATDDSGSGVLAVVDDRGQLLVYQHLQ; this is translated from the exons ATGGATGACAATAATCAATACCAAGATGCACTCACATGTTCTGATGTTTTACCACATTTGGCAAGACCGCAGGTTATAGGGAAAAGAAATAAGAAACGTGAAATTGTAAATCCTAAGTCATTAAGTATTGATGGTTTTAAAAGACTGCGAACTGGAGATCCAATGTTTAATGGTGAGCCATCAAATTTAACACATAGGAATCATAAGCAAAGTAGTTCCTCGCCTTGCTCTGATTTTAGTTTTCATGAGAAGTGCGGCTCTTGCACACTTCCAGGAGCATTGCCAGTAGAAGTGCAGTTAAATTGCATAACTGGAAAAGCAAATAATCACATTTCAGCTGAAGATGGTTTGCATTTGAAGCCTGTTGACTACACTGATCATATTAGGGGGAAAGCTCTCCCAGCACATGAAGATCTTGCTagttctgaaaataataaatccaCTAGAGTAGTCATGAATTCCTTTGCAGAAGAAAGACCT CTTGATAGGTTGCAAAATACTGAAGTGGAAGGGTTGAATTTTCCAGCATCATCTGAATTCAAAGATGTAGATGGACCATGTTCAGGAGAATCTCAAAGTGTCCACAATGTTGATCTTTGTGCTCCTGATACATTAGATTTTGTGCAAG ATGATACTACAAATTCTGCTCCAAGTACCTTGGATAAAATTGCTTGTGGCATCAAAGAAGAATCGATGACAGCTGATGTGGTTGTTTGTGAAGAATTGGTTAACAAGTCACATTCTGAAGAAGAAACAGGCACTTCTAATTCAAACATGAGTTCTGAAAAGGGTGATTTTGATTCAGTTGGTCAAGATATAGCCAAGTCAATGATGACAGTTCTGCTTCCACAAGCTATTCCTCTGCTCAAAAAAACCTCAAGCAAGAAAAAGAAAACCATTATCCCTTCAGGGAACTTGCCTCCTACACCGAAGCCCCATGAAGAAAAAAATGACATGGGATTTTTTGTAGATGCTCAATCTAATGGTGTAGATCAATCAATTTTTCAAAGTTCTGAAAATACCAAGACTGTAGTTCTTCAAAAGTTTGATGATGATCAATTTGTGGATCATGTAATGAATCAACTAATATTGCCTTCCAACAATGTGGAAGCTGATCAACCTAGTTGTGATGAAAATAATGGTGGGGAACAGTTTGTTGATGTCGATGTGGAGTCATCATGGTTTCTTCGTGTTGAGACTAGTGGGAATAGAGATGTCTCACTTGATGATAAAATGCAATTGAATTTGAGTAAAAGGCCTCAGGATAGTCATGTATGCTTAACTGCGTCTATTTTAGGTTGCACACCTGCCAGCGAGAAAGTTCTCACTGAAGTAAACCAGGATATTTGCAAAAATGTGGATGAAAACTCATTAGGTGCTGAGATCAATTCTGAGAAGATCCTCAAAAATTCATCTGATTGTAACAAAG CTGTAGGTGCAAGTGATGCTAGTGTGGAAGCCTTGGGGTGTTCTATGATGAAGGACGCTGTTGTTGAGGCTGGGGCTTCTGAAATCGGCAACTTATCTGGTAGTCAACTCCCAAAAAAAGTATACACCAGAAAAAAGGTCCCAAATACAAAACTTACTGCAAGAAAACATAATCCTTCACTTTTAGAAAGAGTAATATGCAGAAAACTTGTAGATGGTTGTGTCCCAGAATCTATAGGAGCTTTGCTTGATTCAGAGCCGTTCCATATGAGCTCTTCTGTTGATGAACCCCGAGAAATTCTTTTAGGTGCTGATACCAGGGTTGTAGGCCGACTGCTTGATAAGCAAACTGATGAAACCACTATAATTTCCAACCCTGTATTAGACAGTCAGGCACCTTTTATTTTGCAAAATCAAATAGTTCCCTGTGCCTCAGAAGGCCAGGATACATCAATTCTTTTTGTTCCACCTTTATCATGTGTAGAAAAAGCCCAAGACGTTTTTGAAGAGAGGCTGATAGGGGTTGAGAATACTTCAGATGTTAATAGTCCTACATCTCAGAAACAAGGAACAGGGTTTTGCCTCAATAAGACACCCATTGCCAAGGAAGTTCATGGCAATTCGGAACCGAAGATACAGAGGAATATGGAAGTGAACAATGAGCTAGAGGGCATTGTTAAGTTTCTGGGATCCTATTCCCATCCCATGCCTGTTTTGTCACTGTTGTTGAGCAGAAAAGGGAATGAAATTTACATTTGTGCTGCATGTGGCATTCTGGTAGATGAGAAAAGAATTCTATTTCTTTACAAGCTATCAATTGAAGAGCCAAGAATAGGATGTCCATGCTTTGTTGGTCACACACCAGTGACCTGGCCATCTTCAACAGATATCTTTGGTAGAGAA ATTGCATTTGAAAGATCTGGTATGCAACTCGCCCCAGATGGGCAGCATCTTGTTTTACTTGGCAGCACAAGAACACCCCATTGCAG GGAAGGAAGATTAGATTGTATGTGCTCAACATGTACATCAGACTGCTTTGAGAACAGTGCAGTGAAGATTGTAGAAGTAAAATCTGGATATGTTTCAGTTCTACTAAAATTGAGAACAACTGACAATTTGCAATGCATATTGGTGTGTGAACCTGACCATCTAGTTGCTGCTGGGGAAAGTAGGAGACTGCATCTGTGGACCATGAATTCAAGTTGGAG TGCGTCAACAGAAGAATTCACCTTATCATCTAATGATTACATATCACCTTGCATAATGGAGATGAAGAGAATTCCAAAATATGCTTCGCTAGTTATTGGGCACAATGGCTTTGGGGAATTCACTTTATG GGATATCTCAAAACGTAACTTTGTCTCAAGGTTCTCTGCTCCAAGCCCTCCAGTTCATCAATTCTGTCCTATCAGTTTGTTTAGTTGGCAAAGAGAAGTCCATGGTTTCAGTTACTCTAATGTTGAAGCTCACATAAATAGGCCCATGGATGCAACAAAATTATGGTTTTCAGAGCACAGCAAGAACCATACTTTTCCTCCTTTAGAGGGTGAAGATATCGCCGTCTGGTTTCTTGTCTCAACTGTCCATGACTCTGATGCTCAACATGACTATGAATTAACTGATCGCCATATAAATCCGGTTGGATGCTGGAGGCTAGCTCTACTGGTGAGAAATAAAATtatcttgggcagcatattggatACAAG GGCGGCTGCTGTCAATACATCAGCTGGTCATGGAATCATGGGTACACTTGATGGACTTGTGTATATGTGGGAATTATTGACGGGAAATAAACTTGGCACTCTGCTTGAACTCAAAG GCGGAAGTGTTTCAAGCATTGCTACTGATGATTCAGGGTCAGGTGTCCTGGCAGTAGTAGATGACAGAGGTCAGTTACTGGTATATCAGCATCTCCAGTGA